A single genomic interval of Plodia interpunctella isolate USDA-ARS_2022_Savannah chromosome 14, ilPloInte3.2, whole genome shotgun sequence harbors:
- the LOC128675646 gene encoding uncharacterized protein LOC128675646, whose translation MEQHVAEHVAQQLRGMCRDTCRGTFCRPHFSVFIEMSPEEVVAISAAYIVIISSVLKRKRKRRWWMRNFLLQRERRVNILSDLRMSDGSFVNFTRMSSSDFETLLQMIASSIAKQDTILRNAISPHIRLAITLRYLSTGDSYASLSYTFRVSKQLIRKIVPEVCKELINKLKICVKVPATANEWKAKARSFENIWNFPHCVGSIDGKHVLIQAPSNSGSDYFNYKEQFSIVLLGIVDANYNFIYANCGAKGKSSDSGVFQETAFYKALADNQLNWPTPDPIRQDGPNMPYVLVGDSAFALTENMMKPYPGNHDVGTTRRIFNYRLSRARRIVENVFGILGVVFRIFRTPITILPCNAELVVMACIYLHNFLRRNSQSRSLYNPHGTFDSENVDHDILEGSWRREAGSVNMSNLNAMGRRYPESAMEIRNKFAEYFMSEEGRVPWQNNF comes from the exons ATGGAGCAACATGTTGCGGAACATGTTGCTCAACAACTACGTGGAATGTGCCGAGATACATGTCGCGGAACATTTTGTCGACCACACTTCTCAGTGTTTATAGAAATGTCGCCCGAGGAGGTTGTGGCTATTAGTGCTGCGTACATAGTAattatatcgagtgtgttgaAACGTAAGAGAAAGAGAAGGTGGTGGATGCGGAATTTCTTATTACAACGAGAAAGAAGAGTAAATATTCTAAGTGATCTCCGAATGTCTGACGGATCGTTTGTGAATTTTACTCGCATGTCATCATCTGATTTTGAAACTTTGTTGCAAATGATCGCATCTTCCATAGCCAAACAGGATACAATATTACGAAACGCTATTAGTCCTCATATCAGACTTGCCATTACATTGAGGTACTTGTCGACTGGAGATTCTTATGCTTCTTTGTCGTACACTTTTCGAGTGTCAAAACAACTGATACGTAAAATAGTACCAGAAGTTTGTAAAgaactgataaataaattgaagataTGTGTAAAG GTCCCAGCTACTGCAAATGAATGGAAAGCCAAGGCTAGaagctttgaaaatatatggaaTTTTCCGCATTGCGTTGGATCTATAGACGGTAAACACGTTTTGATCCAAGCTCCTTCGAATTCTGGAAGTGACTATTTTAACTATAAAGAACAATTTAGTATTGTCCTATTGGGTATTGTCGAtgcaaattacaattttatctatgcAAATTGTGGTGCTAAAGGAAAATCTTCTGACAGTGGAGTATTCCAAGAGACTGCTTTTTATAAAGCTTTGGCTGATAACCAACTCAACTGGCCGACTCCAGACCCAATACGACAAGATGGGCCGAATATGCCTTACGTACTTGTAGGAGACAGCGCCTTTGCACTGACAGAAAACATGATGAAGCCATATCCCGGTAATCATGACGTGGGTACAACAAGACGCATTTTCAACTATCGACTGTCAAGAGCTAGAAGAATTGTCGAAAATGTGTTCGGTATCTTAGGTGTTGTATTTCGTATATTCCGAACTCCCATAACCATCCTACCCTGTAATGCTGAACTTGTTGTAATGGCGTGCATATACCTCCATAATTTTTTAAGGCGAAATAGTCAATCGAGATCACTGTACAACCCACATGGAACTTTTGATTCTGAAAATGTGGATCACGATATTTTAGAAGGATCTTGGCGCAGAGAAGCTGGCTCTGTTAATATGTCGAATTTAAATGCTATGGGACGACGCTACCCTGAATCTGCTATGGaaataagaaacaaatttgCTGAATATTTCATGAGTGAAGAAGGACGTGTTCCCTGgcagaataatttttaa